The sequence GAACCCTCGAAGGCGCGGAGCCGAACACCCCTTGATGCGCGAGAGCACTCCAGCCTGACAGCCGCGGTCGCAGTGCATCAACCGCCTCCGGGCTCCGCTCCTAGTCCGACGCTGACATGAGTGGGTCCAGCGCCTGCGTCACCCTCGCCCTGCTCACACCCAGCCTCCGCGCTAGCTCGGCCTGCTCCTCCACTACCCCATCCTCGAGCAACCCGATCACGTACCAGGCGAACGCCTCCGCCAGCTCCTGCCGCGTCGGCCTCCGTTCCGCGGGCACCTCCTCCGAGTACGCGACCTCCCCCTTCGCCCCGCGTTTGACGTAGACGACCATCAGCTGGCCTCCCGCATCTCGACCGCCCCGAGGTCCGCGAGCTTCACGTCCAGGTCGAGCTGGTTCCGCCCTCCGCTCACCGTGACCCGCTCCACGACCGCGCCGACCAGCCGCTGCCTGTTCTCGGGAGTCATCACCTCCCAGAGCCGGTCGAAGTTCCGCAGCGCCTCGACGAGCCATTCGCCCTCGACCTTGCGCGACACGAGCTCGGCCAGCTTCGCGTCCAGCTCCGCTTCCCGCGCCTCGTGGCGCTCGATCGCAGCGCCGACCTCCGCGAGCCGTCCCTGCAGCACCGCCTTCTGGCCCTTCGGCGCCGCGACGATGCTGGCGCCGAGCTTCTCGGCCTCCCCCCGCAGCTTCTTCAGCTGCCCAGGTAGTCCGCGCTTCTCCTCCAGCGCTGCCTGGCGCTCCTGCTTGAGCCTGGCGTGCAGCGCGGCTTCGACCTCGCGGGCCATGCCGCCGCTCACGTTGGCGTCCCGGATGCGTTTCAGCACCAGGGCTTCCATGGCCGTCGCCGCCACCGGCATGGTGGTGCACGCGTCCTTGCCGCGCAGCTCGCGCGTCTTGCAGCGGTAGTAGCGGTACTCCCGCCCTCGCCGGTTGCTTGAGGCCGGCGTCATCGCCGCTCCGCAGCCACCGCAGCGCATCAGGCCCTTGAGGAGGTAGTTGGTGGGCTTCGGGTCGCGGGTGGTGCGCCCGCCGATGAGCGCATTGGCCTGCTCGAAGGTCTCCACCTCCACGATCGGCTCGTGCTCACCGTCGAAGCTCTCCCCGTTGCAGGGCATCCGGCCGACGTAGACCGGGTTCTTCAAGGTCCGGACGATGGCCCGCTTGTCCCAAGCGTCTGCCTGGCGAACCGTGCCCGCCTTCGTCACGTACCTCTTGGTGAGTCTGCCCCGCGCCTTCAGCTCGGCCATCACCGCGAACAGCGAGCGGTGCTGGAGGTAGAGAGTGAAGATCTCCCGGACCGTCACAGCCTCGAGGTCGTTCACCACCAGCTTGCCGTCGACCAGGTCGTAACCCAGGGGCACCGGTCCGCCGGTCCAACGGCCCTTGCGCCGCGCGGCGTGGACCTTGTCGCGGGTGCGCTCGGCCGTCATCTCGCGCTCGAACTGCGCGAACGAGAGGAGCACGTTGAGGACGAGCCGCCCCATCGAGGACGACGTGTCGAAGTTCTGCGTGACGGAGACGAAGGCCACGCCCTTGCTGTCGAACCGCTGGACCATCTGCGAGAAGTCGAGGATGGAGCGCGAGAGCCGATCGACCTTGTAGACGACCACCACGTCGACCTCGCCGCGGTCGATGTCGTCGAAGAGGCGCTGCAGCGCGGGCCGGTCGGTGTTGGCGCCCGTGAACCCACCGTCGTCGTAGCGCGTAGGCAAGACCTGCCAGCCCTGGTGGGACTGTAGGCGCACGTAGTTCTCACCGGCCTCGCGCTGGGCATCGAGCGTGTTGAACTCCTGCTCGAGCCCCATGGTGGTCGACTTGCGCGTGTAGACGGCGCAGCGCTTCGTGACGGCCGGCGTGGTCTTCGTCTTCATCGATTGCTCCGTCGGTTGATCTCGCCTGCCACCGCGTCGAGCACCGCCCGCGAAGTGTCCTGCTCGGCCTGGCTGGCGCGGCTTGCGAACTCCAGGTGGATGCGGCCCTCGTGGGCCTCGACGCAGACCGCGCAGGTGCTGCGGTCGCCGATGCCTTCCTCCACCTCGGCTGCGGCGCGGTAGGTCGCGGCGGCGAGGAGGCGTTCCGTGGCGAGCGACCGCGAGGCGTCGTCGGGGATGTGCACCTGCAGGTAGACGTTCTCGCCGTACTCGCTGCGCGCGGTGCCCGTGGTCGCGTGCACCGCGATGCGCTTCGCCTTGGCTGCCATGCTGGTCTCCGTTTCGCGGCGTGGTCTCTGCGTGCCGCCACTGACACGAACGCTCTGAGACGCCGTGAAGTCGACGGACCCGTCGGGGTCGCCCGAGAGCCGCGTTGACTTCACGAGCGTCCAGAGCGTGGCCATGCCTCACTT comes from Deltaproteobacteria bacterium and encodes:
- a CDS encoding recombinase family protein, encoding MKTKTTPAVTKRCAVYTRKSTTMGLEQEFNTLDAQREAGENYVRLQSHQGWQVLPTRYDDGGFTGANTDRPALQRLFDDIDRGEVDVVVVYKVDRLSRSILDFSQMVQRFDSKGVAFVSVTQNFDTSSSMGRLVLNVLLSFAQFEREMTAERTRDKVHAARRKGRWTGGPVPLGYDLVDGKLVVNDLEAVTVREIFTLYLQHRSLFAVMAELKARGRLTKRYVTKAGTVRQADAWDKRAIVRTLKNPVYVGRMPCNGESFDGEHEPIVEVETFEQANALIGGRTTRDPKPTNYLLKGLMRCGGCGAAMTPASSNRRGREYRYYRCKTRELRGKDACTTMPVAATAMEALVLKRIRDANVSGGMAREVEAALHARLKQERQAALEEKRGLPGQLKKLRGEAEKLGASIVAAPKGQKAVLQGRLAEVGAAIERHEAREAELDAKLAELVSRKVEGEWLVEALRNFDRLWEVMTPENRQRLVGAVVERVTVSGGRNQLDLDVKLADLGAVEMREAS